From Arachis stenosperma cultivar V10309 chromosome 2, arast.V10309.gnm1.PFL2, whole genome shotgun sequence, one genomic window encodes:
- the LOC130961300 gene encoding F-box protein SKIP17-like, translating to MAMDTFPCSSKRPCPSSSQEQNNARVVQGLDHVEQVLHKFLCLDDDDSTSSSPSPSSPCSSISLDLSLEKLLESSASDADRTVLIDRALRMGSMLLDAAKHSSRKRASKHNSLAWPLPPDLTIKVFSMLETQSLCHASATCSLFNKCAKDPLCYANLDLTSRVPKINNSVVSTMIQRAGNALRSLKLGVIPCATPSPGSCQPLVYTNRNSIVEVSNFSWNDKRSRQGRESSILTRSCLSPLSRDGGAPGILLRKLYLYNIERMDNASLGQALSACPSLLDLEIVGLHVELRQTLMSVSANCHSIERLCFESSKTGRDDSLKTQTCLELVDNCPHLTSLSLRGFKLHDYKVRVLVKGFQKLKYVDFSTSYSITGSFLRSLGSCMGGNLLEVLILRDCMHLKEVEVARFLTAILAGDFKFLLRLDISNKEGLASEGDWYHRCFNSSIMPVKQVLEARPDINLVAEYPAEGSYNDSFDTDMNSEISLPSQLSSHNSDRSIFLSTSESSYNSDQGSGNEDGQDASYVIYEESSDEIDFLSL from the exons ATGGCAATGGACACTTTTCCTTGTTCTTCGAAGCGACCGTGTCCTTCTTCGTCGCAGGAGCAGAACAACGCTAGGGTTGTTCAGGGTCTGGATCACGTGGAGCAGGTGCTCCATAAGTTCCTGTGCCTCGACGATGACGACtcaacttcttcttctccttctccgtCGTCGCCGTGTTCTTCGATCTCTTTGGATCTGTCGCTGGAGAAGCTTCTGGAATCTTCTGCGTCAGATGCGGATCGAACGGTGCTCATCGACCGCGCCCTCAGGATGGGATCGATGCTCCTCGACGCAGCGAAGCACTCCTCCAGGAAGCGGGCTTCGAAGCACAACTCACTCGCTTGGCCACTCCCTCCGGACCTCACTATCAAG GTCTTCTCGATGCTTGAAACCCAGAGTCTGTGTCATGCATCAGCTACTTGTTCATTGTTTAACAAATGTGCTAAAGATCCTTTGTGCTATGCAAACCTTGATTTGACATCAAGGGTTCCAAAGATTAACAATTCAGTAGTTTCCACGATGATTCAGCGAGCGGGAAATGCACTAAG GTCTCTTAAGCTTGGTGTGATCCCTTGTGCTACTCCCTCGCCTGGATCCTGTCAACCATTGGTTTATACCAACAGAAATTCTATTGTAGAGGTATCTAACTTCTCTTGGAATGATAAGAGATCTCGACAAGGGAGAGAATCTTCCATTCTTACAAGATCATGTCTAAGCCCTTTAAGTAGGGATGGTGGTGCTCCAGG GATTCTTTTGAGAAAGTTGTATTTGTACAATATTGAAAGGATGGATAATGCATCTCTTGGTCAAGCCTTATCGGCGTGCCCCTCTCTCCTTGATCTGGAAATTGTTGGGCT TCATGTTGAGCTGCGGCAAACATTAATGTCTGTAAGTGCGAACTGCCACTCAATCGAGCGTTTGTGTTTCGAGTCTTCTAAAACAG GTAGAGATGACAGCTTGAAGACGCAAACCTGCCTTGAGCTAGTAGACAATTGTCCTCATCTAACTTCTTTATCTCTTAGAGGGTTTAAGCTACATGATTATAAAGTCCGTGTACTGGTTAAG GGATTTCAGAAACTGAAATATGTTGACTTTTCAACGTCCTACTCAATCACTGGAAGCTTCTTGAG AAGCCTTGGAAGCTGCATGGGTGGGAATTTGCTTGAGGTCTTAATTTTAAGGGATTGTATGCATTTGAAAGAG GTGGAAGTTGCTAGGTTTCTGACAGCAATTCTTGCAGGAGATTTCAAATTTCTACTACGTCTT GATATATCAAACAAGGAGGGCTTAGCATCTGAGGGTGACTGGTATCACAGGTGCTTCAACTCTAG TATTATGCCTGTAAAGCAGGTTTTGGAAGCAAGGCCTGATATAAATTTGGTGGCCGAATATCCAGCTGAAGGAAG TTACAATGATTCATTTGATACTGATATGAACAGTGAGATAAGTCTGCCATCACAACTGAGCTCCCATAATTCAGATAGGTCAATTTTTCTGAGTACATCTGAAAGCAGCTACAATAGTGATCAGGGCAGCGGGAATGAAGATGGCCAAGATGCCAGCTATGTGATTTATGAGGAAAGTTCAGATGAGATAGACTTCTTGTCCTTGTAG